The genomic interval CGCTCCCGTGGCGTCATCGCCGCCTGGTCCATGTCCGGCCCGCTCCCCTTCGCCGACTCATCCTCGTCCGCCTCCTCGTGCTCATCGACGTCCTCCTCTCCCCCGTGCCTCATATATGGCCCCTCCGCCGGCGCCACCGAGGAAAGTTTCCTCCTTTACGACCACCCCTTGCCGCCGCCGTCCCTGCCGCTGCCAACGAAGAAGCACAAACCGAAGAAGCGCGGTCGGAAGCCCAAATCCCTGCCATCCTCCTCCGGCCCCTCCGGCGAGCGGCGCTGCAGCCACTGTGGCGTCCAGAAAACGCCCCAGTGGCGCGCCGGCCCGCTCGGCGCCAAGACCCTCTGCAACGCCTGCGGCGTCCGGTTCAAGTCCGGCCGCCTCCTCCCAGAGTACCGCCCCGCCTGCAGCCCCACCTTCGTGAACCAGATGCACTCCAACAGCCACCGCAAGGTCCTCGAGATGCGCCGTAAGAAGGAAGCCGAGCTCCTCACCGTCGCCGCGCCCCCAGTTGCCTCTTTCTAAAGCCCGTCGGTCCCTCTCCATTCCACTCGCCGTCGTGCACGTCTGACCTCCATTTCGACAGCGGTCTCTCTGTAGTGGATTCGATTGCGCGCCTCTTTTTAGGTAGCTGACTCTTTTTAGGTGCTCTGTCTCCTGTCGCTcgcctctacttcttcttttcatttttagGCCATAATTAAGGGAAACTTTCCATTATTTTCGTGTGAGCTCTCACTGAAACAAACAGCAGCGAGAAAGATCCTCAGGAAGAACAAACTGCAGTGAGTTAGATTTTAGCAGAAAGAGTTTTTGTGCCTTCATCGCTTGTAATATTTTCCAACCTCATACCAAGTTAGGAACAGGCAATCAGGCATCTTGTGATGGACTGCATTTTGCTTTCAAttgaattgttttttttaaaaaaaatttcgtcCTTTTATATATATTTCTTGCCCTGAAACATCTACTGCTGCATCTGCTAATGCTGCTGCTGCTTTGTTTCTTTGTGCAAACTCTTGTTCTTGTTTTGGACGTAGACGAACTGGAACAGCCAATCTTCGTTgtgttttcattttatttttctgatttggaaatttagaaaatttcttgatgataacACGTCATTCGCTCTCAACTCCTGACCAATCCTGACCTAACTCTAAGCACGGTCGCAGAGATATCTACCAGTTCTGTCTCTGTCTCTGAACTTATTCTACTGAATTGAGTGGATGCTGGCATGGTTTCATACTTCTTCCTTCGTTTACTAGAGTGGCCAGTCAGGAAGACAAGGAGGCAAAGTTGCCAATCACTTTCTGTTCTTCACTCTCATTATCATCCTAGAGAGACATTTTGAAGGATTCATCCATCCTTATCGCGCTAAGATTGTGTGTGCCTGTGTGATTTTCGAAGGATTTGTCGGAGTACTAGATGTTGAAGTGTCAATTGAGAGGAGAGTAAAACTTGAAAGTTGAGAGGGATCGGGGCATAGCGTTCCTAATGTAAACAGTGCCATCAATAAAAAAGTAAACGGCATGAGGTCGACCGTTTGTACTAAGTGGTGACAAGCTAGAGGGAGACAGTGACATAGGGTTTAGGATAGTTGTTAAATCCTAGCGAGATCATTCATCCTACAATGTTTAGTATAACTCGTTGTTCAACATGAATTTGTCACCAATCGCTATCCGTTAGCCGATGCCTTCCATAAGTCATCATTTTGAGCTTGATTTGGAGTGGCAAGGTTGATAAATATCTATTGACCTTTAGGCGCATGGCAATGGGCAAGCCATGTTCCATGGTGTGGAAGGCAAGCAAGAGTGGGGTCTCTCACTCATGCACCATCTTCTCTACATATGAAACCCTACTTCATTGAACcacatttttttttatacaagGATAGAATTAGAGATAAGACACAGGGGATGCTGCTTTCACTCGCACAGCACGTGAAATTTCATCTCAAACTCACTGTTCTGTTTGGCACGTtattggattttatttttttatttttattttaatctttCACCTCATTGTCGATATAGTTCTTTAATTGTTGGGGGGAATTTTGGCCTCTCTTTCGTCTGGTTGGTTGCGATAATTAATTGCTATAAATTTATCCAATGAGAATTTAATAAAGTAAATTTTAATACCATTTAAAGCGTTAAGTTATAATTATATTTCCCCTTATTCATTTCCCTTATAAATGAATTCCTGAAGCCCATTATATAAATGGGCCGATTGATTAATTGGGCCGAATCCAGAAGTGGTCCTGAAGAATTCCACTCAAGtctccttctccttcctctcGAATCCAATTCCCACTGCCACTGCCACGGCAACATGAACCGCCgccctcctctcctcctcctcctcctcctcctgcacCTCATCTTCCTCCCTCGCTCCGATTCCTCATCCGCATGCTCCACAAAGTGCGGCTCGCTCGACGTCCGCTACCCCTTCGGCACCGGCTTCGGCTGCGGCGCTCCCAACTTCTTCCCGGCCGTTACCTGCGACGGTGATTCCGATAGCAACCGACAGCTCACCCTCAACACCCACGTAGGCAAGTATCCCATCACCTCCATTTCTTACTCCGCCTCCACCGTCACCGTCGTGCCGCCCCTGATGTCCACCTGCGCCACCATGCACCCGGCCGGCAGCCCCGCCTTCGGACTCGACTGGTCCGCCCCCTTCCAGATCGCGCCCGCTGCCTCCGTCTTCGTCCTCCTCGCCTGCGCTTCCCCGCTGGCGGTCGGTCCGCCCTTGTGCGACCCCGCCGCAGGGCCGCGACTCTGCAGCTCCCTGCTGGCCTGCCCAGCCGTAGCCGCTATCGGCCTCCCGCTCTACGCGCCCACTAACACTTGCTGCGTCTACTCGCCGGCCGGCCTCGGCCCCAAGGGCGATCTCGACATCCAGGTGGATATGTTAAAATTGGCAAAGCAGTTACCCCTGCTTTTACGTATCGATTCTGATCAGAAacaaactctaatcaaataaaaAGCAGAGGCTGGGGTGCAGCAGCTACGCGTCGGTAAAGTCGACGGGGTCGTGGTCGCAGACGGACGCTAGCACGTGGGAGTACGGCGTAGTGCTGCAGTACGGAGAGGCAGGGACGTCCGTGGCGGAGGACGTCGTGACGGCGGAGGCGTGCTCGGCCTGCGAGGGGAGCGGCGGCGCCTGTGGCTACGCGCCGCCCAAGGACTACTTCGTCTGCGTCTGCGACAGCGGCCTCAACACCAGCACAGACTGCTACGGCCTCAGCGCCGACGAGCTCAAGAATTTCTGGTCCACTtcgacggcgacggcgacgaaCCATCCCACGTGGACCATCGCATCTTCTCGTGGTAATTAAtcatatttctaaaattacatatttaaaaagtttttttaattgcAACTTTGATAAGTAATTGATTTTTCTTATTTTAATTCCGTTCAATTCTcgtaaaaatataattataaatgtaAGTTCGAAGTATTATTGTTTGATTGATAATTAATCATTTATTTCATGAGAGAAAATGTGTATAAAACACTTTCTAATATTATTTTCCTCTTTTTTGTACAATTATTACGTAGACTTCTTTCCACATTATATTCTcgtaaattaatattatttttccttttaacAAAGCCTTTTTGTTAGGGATTCTTCTTTGGATGTTGATGCTGTTGGGCGTAGATGCTGTGTTAAAGAGAGGTAGCTAAAAGCCTTTAAGGAAGTGTTGGAAACTTTTATTTGCTTTGGGGCTTCACTTTTGCTTTGTAGGAGTTCTCTGTAATCTTAATTGATGGCCCTTCAATTGAGACTTGAATTTAGTTGTCGAATTTAATTTCCAATcctaattacaaaaaaaaaaatcaatcgaacaatcaaatttaattttaaaaaaaaagttatttcaGAGTTTAGCATCTTATTTTGCATactatttttcaattaattgaattttttaagggtaaaataaataaataatattttctcTATCCTTAAATTTCCATCCCAAGAAAATGTTGAATAATATTGGTGAATTAGATAGAATTCTGGATTTTGGAATTAAATTATATGTTATCTTCTTAACTATCATTAATCAGAATTGAATCTCGTCCACCTTCTAGTCACTTAATAGTTAATTATAAATTAACCCCATAATTTATCTTCTTTCATATAACTTGGAGATGGATTATGAAAGATATCTAGCATAATCATCTGATCTTGTCTGAAAGCGGAAGATATGTTGTGCTAGCTAGAGGGTCGTCGAGGTAGCTTATATGTTGACTGGGAGAAGATTCTGAACTAGAAGAAATGACGCTAAGTGATCCTAGAGCTAAGAGCTGCAGACCTGCGCATACCACAGATAGAGGCAACAAAAGTGTTTGAGTGAGAATCAAGGAAAGGGTCCTTAGCGTAGGCTcgtcgacgctcaagttagaataaGAGCCGAGCAAAAATGAAGAAGACGATGAACAGTAGAACAACAATGTAAACGTGTGAGTGTGTGGATGTGTACCTATTCAGGTGCATACCTCGCCAATGGATAGGCCCCCTCTTTTATACTGCCTCTCATAACCTCCATATTAATGAGGCGACAGAGAATATCTGGTGTAAGAGTATGTCAGATGGTGGAGTATGTACGACAACCTTTCTATTGGCGGAGGAACTCTATTGCATGCATATGTTAGAGTAATGGTATATTCTCTGATAGGTTGATATGATTCTCTGATAATGTTGTCTCCTAGAATGAGTCTGACCTCCTCTAGGTTTACTAGCTATAGACTAGGAGTCATGCTCATGTGGGGGGAACTAGGCCCTGGTTATCCGACCAACTTTGGGGCCAAGCGGATGTGAGCCGAGGGTCATGCCCATGAGTGGGAGCTGAGCCTCGTAAGTTTGACGGACGCTGGGGCTAGTCAGATGTAAATTGAGAGCCTTATGTTTGGAGAAGTTGGGAATTGAGCCCCTAAGTTATGACCGGTCTTTGGGCCGACTAGATTTATGTTAGGGATTTAGAATCCGCTCAGACAATATATTCAGTTGGACTTTATGTCAGGGGTTCATTTTACGCTCGACTGCTATACTTACATGTAAAGTTTGGTCCATCTAAGCAATGTGCCTagcatgtccgatcacccttTTGATCCGATAGGCCAGAGCACTCGATGGGAACACTAAACTccccgtcttgactttgactgccacatcaACAGACTTTCTTGATATTGAACCCAACTTCGGGGTCCCACCTTACTCGTCGTTGTATCACTAGCTTCCCCTTCAAATTTAGTTGAAGGAGGCTATAAGCTCAACTGACTGGACACTTGTATTTTTTTAGTATCATTAGCTTGGATGCTCGGTCCTATTTTTGTTGTTCGATTTTTATGCTAGGAGCCTTGCCAATTCGAATAGTTCATAGTTGTGGTAAGAGTTGAGAacaagcgtgagagcatgctcggtTATAACTCAGTCGAACAACATGAGAGTCTGGTGTTGGTCCCGATGCAACCGAtaagaggaggtgaattgcctaaaaaaaattcaaccctttcttgatctttgacttgattagattatataattaaaattaagcaaaaataattaacataaaagaaataaaaacttaaaGAGTAGATAAAAGGCCAGAGTTTTACTttgttacaacctaggtgattattaatccaaggtGTTGAAAAGCTCATTAAAGAACTCCTTTGTTTAAGGCGAAGAAGTCTTTAATTTACACACGTTGACAACTCAGAAATGACTAGAAAAGTTAATACTCAAGTTGTTGTATATTTTCTAGCTCTAGGGGTCATTTTATAACCCTTGGAAAACTCTATCCgaagttggaaggcgccttcaattggGTTCAAGGCACATTCAATCAAACAAGTTTTATcaccgaagataaaactttatcttagcCAACGATCATCCGAAAGCACCTTCAATAGGCTAGAAGGTGTCTTTgatactattcatggaaggcgccttccaagccattgaaggtATCTTCCTTGCAGCAGATCAGCTCCTTAGTTGATCTTCATTGGGTGATgtgagttgagctcacctgaacccaactctggtattctcctcgagcaatcttttgctctggcttctcatccctaggAAATGCCTTGCGCTTTCTTTgacagcgtactcttccgtagcacctcgtccctcaaacacaTTGAGGTCGTCGACTCTTTCTCaagtcatccttctcgctagatgcgtctttcacttaacttcttgtgctcctaagttcctgcacacataaatacaaggatcaaacacaacaatacctaacttgacttggttgattacaccaaaactaCCATGGCTACTTACATCTGGAGCATAGGCActagagcatactcgcttataattTGGTCGAATGACATAAGAGTTTAGGATAGGCgcgagagcagactcacttataacttgaccgGTTGACATGAGATCCTGGGACAGGTgcgagagcaaactcacttataacttggccggtCGGCATGAGAGCCTAGGATAGGCACAAGAGCAGGTCCGTTTATAACTTAACTAGTcggcacgagagtctggaacaggcGTGagggcagactcacttataactccgcTGTATaacatgagagtctaggacaggCTAGAGGACAGACTCACTTATGACTCAGTAGAGTGGCATGTGAGTCTAGAACTTGGGTGCAagggcaagctcacttataactcgaccgagaaGCATAAGAGTATGGGACAGACATGAGAGCAGACTTGCTTATGACTCGGCCAAGCGACACAAGAGTCTGGAAGAAGCGCGAGGACAAGCtagcttataactcagtcgagtaacacgagagtctaggacaggcACGaaggcaagctcacttataactaggtCGAGCGACATGATAGTCTGGGATAGATGCGAGAgtaggctcgcttataactcagcctAATGGCACAAGTATTTGAGACAGATTCGAGAGCATGcccgcttataactcagtcgagtGCTATGAGAGTCTAGAATAGGCATGAggtcaagctcacttataacttggtcgagcagcatgagagtctgggacaagcgCGAGGGCAAGCTCCCTTATAAATTGGTCGAGTGGCATGAGAGTCTGGAATAGGCATGAGAGCGGGTTCACTTATAACTTGGATGAATAGCATGAGAGTTGGACTAGCACAAGAgtagactcgcttataactcagtcaagcagcacgagagtctggaacttggGCGTGAgggcaaactcacttataactgtTGGTAcaaggagcaccagacgatcgaatctaagttttgattatgacaaagggtccaaagttaagttgtcttgttatctaacaagtgtgattgagcttgcaggaaagtcctaagtgtttttAGGTAAAAGTCTTAGTAGATACTAGGCAGgtcgaaaaccctagggggagataaccctaggttctagggggtggtaaccctaagttatggaaaaccctaggggaaggtaaccctaggtcctaggggtggtaaccctaggcaagcGAAGTCCTGGTCTAGGGGATTGGGTGAAGTCTTGGCTagtcgagcactttgggcaaaaTTCAAGAATCGGGAACTctaagtgaaaatcctggtggttgcGGATCAGGTGAAAGTTTGGACGGGTCATGGAACGAATGTCCAACATTAAGACCTGAAGTATTGAGCACTGaacaaaagtctagtcggtctagaggatcagtctggcaaaaggtaactctcttgagaggagtaggtaaagacgcgttccccgaagagagaATAGTAGGCTTCGGTTCAACCTAAGATTTTTGAAGGAAATccgaaagtcagaaccggacagtccaaaggctgttaaaagttatatatatttttactattatttgttatttgtttaactctgttttgcagggaaATTAACATTTTACATGTTGAGGTTTTGGCCATGATCGATCAACCAAATCggggatcggtcaatcgaacctcCAAGCAAGCAGAGTATATTTCCAACTAGCTAATAAAGTTTGAtcgaaggatcggtcgactgaacctggggttcagtcgaccaaacaatGAATATGCAGTGACCAAGATCAAGCCAGATTGATCTGATCAGATCAGATAAGCCAGCAAGGAtagcgggatcggtcgaccgaacaacaaGATCGATTGACCGAACTAAGACTCATCCAAAGCTAAATCTGGATGGGAAGATGGACCGATTCaggcaggatcggtcgaccgaatggtgggatcgatcgaccgatcagcgacgagtcaaacctgatcccgagatcagtggatctggatcaagtctgagttagttataaaaggagggtcaaccAATAGCTTCAATACAAGACATTCTAAGATCAAGAAAGAacaactgctgctttcttctacaCTGCTCCAACAATTGATGATCTACTGCTATTCTTTATTATCGGTAAACCTTGTCGTTAATACTTAATCTTCTGTACTCTTCTTTGTAAAGAATTTACgaactgatagtggattgccaaacgtaagtgatcaacgatcatggatcttggagtaggagtcatcataagctctgaaccaagtaaaaccaaaggtGTTAGCTTTGTTTCACTTGTTCTTTATTCAGCTGCGTTATTCTGTGTTTTCCAAAACGAGTGAAAAAGTCActagtgctattcacccccctctagcacgtatCGATCCTACAATAACTCGGCCAAGCAGCACGAGAGTTTGTACCAGATACGAGAGCAAAtttgcttataacttggccggtGACATGAGAGTTTAGAACAAGCGTGAGGACAAgcccacttataactcggtcgaatggcatgagagtctaggacagaTGCGAGAGTTCGCTCGATTATAACTTGGCCGAGCggcacaagagtctggaacaGACGCGagggcaagctcgcttataactcggtcgaatggCACGAGTCTGAGATATACATGAAAGAAGCCTCAGTTATAACTCAGTCGAGCggcacaagagtctggaacaAGCGCAAGGGcaagctctcttataactcgatcgagctGCACAAGAGTCTGGGAAAGACgcgagagcaagctcgcttataactcagtcaagcggcatgagagtctggaataggcgtgagagcagacttgcttataactcagccgaGCAACATGAGAGTTTGGGATAGGTGTAAAAGCAGACTCTCTTATAACTTCATTGAGTGACACGAGAGTCTAAAATAGGCACAAGGGTAAATtctcttataactcgatcgagcgACTG from Zingiber officinale cultivar Zhangliang chromosome 6B, Zo_v1.1, whole genome shotgun sequence carries:
- the LOC121990327 gene encoding uncharacterized protein LOC121990327 isoform X1, giving the protein MNRRPPLLLLLLLLHLIFLPRSDSSSACSTKCGSLDVRYPFGTGFGCGAPNFFPAVTCDGDSDSNRQLTLNTHVGKYPITSISYSASTVTVVPPLMSTCATMHPAGSPAFGLDWSAPFQIAPAASVFVLLACASPLAVGPPLCDPAAGPRLCSSLLACPAVAAIGLPLYAPTNTCCVYSPAGLGPKGDLDIQRLGCSSYASVKSTGSWSQTDASTWEYGVVLQYGEAGTSVAEDVVTAEACSACEGSGGACGYAPPKDYFVCVCDSGLNTSTDCYGLSADELKNFWSTSTATATNHPTWTIASSRAFLLGILLWMLMLLGVDAVLKRGS
- the LOC121990327 gene encoding uncharacterized protein LOC121990327 isoform X2 translates to MNRRPPLLLLLLLLHLIFLPRSDSSSACSTKCGSLDVRYPFGTGFGCGAPNFFPAVTCDGDSDSNRQLTLNTHVGKYPITSISYSASTVTVVPPLMSTCATMHPAGSPAFGLDWSAPFQIAPAASVFVLLACASPLAVGPPLCDPAAGPRLCSSLLACPAVAAIGLPLYAPTNTCCVYSPAGLGPKGDLDIQRLGCSSYASVKSTGSWSQTDASTWEYGVVLQYGEAGTSVAEDVVTAEACSACEGSGGACGYAPPKDYFVCVCDSGLNTSTDCYGLSADELKNFWSTSTATATNHPTWTIASSRGILLWMLMLLGVDAVLKRGS